The window ATATATACAAGAATGTTTAATACAAAGAAATTAGACTTGCATGCATATGCATATgacgaaaataataaaataatcaccagcaatattaaaatttcaacTAGGGCCATCTGCACGTTGAAGGCGGCCTCGGGCTCGTTTTTGTATCGCATGTTTGCGTCGCGAAGGAGCTGCACCGCCTCCTCGCATTTTCCTTCCTTCATCTTCCGCACTGCCTCCATCTATATTTCCCTCAGTTTAAAAGattgttaaatattttctttcatttgctcaaaaaaaaaatattttctctctttttaaattGGTTGATCTTGTGGCTATAAAGTTATAGGCTTGTAGCACTTGATATATGGTGTCAATTTGTAAAgaaattatatgaatttttatagGGTATCGAAAGATTCTTAATATAAAGTAAACAAATAATAGCTTTGTTTGTATTTTgcataatgtttatgtaaactCGCTTTGAGAGATGTTAAAAAAATCAGAGCACGTCGTcatagtaatatttttatttacaaactaTATCCATAATTATTCTCTTcttagtatataaatatttataatatggaAATAGAGGTACCAAACTAAAATAGCGAAAAAGATCacattgaagtttttttttttgcagaaaaccctatttttatttttgtttgttagaTTTCATTACACCTTTTTGGGTAATAAGTAAAACAGAACCGAGCAATCCTTTTGAATTTATAAGTTTGCAAAGTATACCTTGATGGAATCAGTATCTTCCTTTGAGGGCAATGAAGGGAGTTTATGAAGATTGAATGGTCTTTGAGAAGGAATGGGTTTAGCCGAAGCAAGCATTGAGCTCACTTCAAAGAGAGACTGCAATGCGTACTTTGCCGGCAAAGGATACATCCCTGAAGATTCTGATACAGCTGCGGTTGGCTTCCCGGTTATGATCATGTCGGCGGCGCTTGGACGCCCAGCTGCGGCGGCAGAATAGCTCATATTCTTTATCTTAAAGCCGAAAATACCTAAGGCACAAGCAAGTGCAAGGGATGCTCCCGCCGCCATTTTTAACGGCTTTAAGAGTTTTTTATCATCTTGATAATCACTTTTGCTATTTGATTTGGCCATCGTGATTGGAGATCTGATGAACAAACGACCGCTTGGACTGCCATTGGAGGGAGAAacaagaaaaggtttttgagaTCCAAGAGTTGGTTTATGTGAGGAGGTAAAATTAGAGAAAGGAAGTGTTAGTTTCTGCGTATGGCCTAGAAGAAATGTAGAAGCCATTTTTCTTCTTAtgagttgaaaaaaaaaatataatggatTTTTATTGCATTTGGTTGATCTTATGTTAGAGATTGGTTCTTAAATTTTTGTTCCTGTTAATTTCCCCACGTGCATAGAAGATGTGACAGTTTCAGGGTTTGTGAAGTAAAGCATCAATTTGTTACTTCAGACGGAAGTAACCAGTTTGGCAGAAAGGCATCAAAGAATGTTGCTTAAACAAGCAAGTACGTATATACTAATATAAgcatattttttctaatttactgTTTTGTATTGTTTCTTTTCTGAAAATGTTGTTCTGATATTCTCTTTTGAATTAACAAACTTCAAAGACTAGTGTATTTCTATTTGATTAGgaattatgtaaaaaaaattattattctttCCAAAGTGTCGGAAACTTATATATACCGGTGGCGCCATATTCTTTGTTCGTATGCCTTCTAAGTATATTAACTTCTTTACTTGCGATGCAAGACTATAACATTAGAATAACTTGAATGTGCGCTTTCGTCTTCCTTTTGCAAACCAATTTTCTTTGTATATAAAAGAATCTttcaagaaggaaaaaaatataaatatattgacaTTCATAACAAAAGAATCAgacaaaacaaataatttagGTAAGTATATGGTGAATCGGTCCAAGAACAGGTTCACCATGAAAACAAAGTATGGAGCAGCAGTTGCACCCGTCTTCTTCCTTGCTGGTGCATATGTCGCTTGGAATTACATAAATCATCGGTTATGGAGAAAGAAGGACGACAACAATGGTCGAGATATCAGAAAAGGCATCCATAACAGCATTAGTAAGGAGACTTCTTTAGCAAGACGTCGAAAGGATCAGAAAAACCTCTCTAGATCTGTTTCAATGGGGGCTATTCGAGGAGGAAAAGTGGCATTGCAGAGATTGCTTGACTTGCACTCATATCATCTTGATACTTCTTCCCTTGTAAATGCTGAGATTGAATTTGAATCTTTGCTTTCCAGGGAAAGGCCGGATTTCGGGTTGCTTCAGGTTGTTTCATATACAAAATCTTTTTACCCTTTAGGATTAAATTTGAAGTCGTTAGAACCctattttcttcttcctcttgtagAGAGACATTGTGAAGATGGAAATGAGTGGAAAAGAAGCAAAAGGAGTTGAGATATTGAAGAAAGCACTGGACAAAGCAAAAGCAGAAGGAAAAGGTCATGAGGCTTATGAGATTGAGATGTTGCTTGTGGAGATGTTGATCTACATGGTTTGCTCTTTACATTCATTTATCATAAGTATGATTATTTTCAGCATATctttataaaaagttaaaacaatatatatataatagggAAACATTGAAGAGGCTTCAAAATGTAAGTGCTTAGAGGATGATTTCATAACAGATGCAAGGCGTCCTCTCTACCAGGCAAGTAACTGTAGTCCTTTGTTGTTACTTTAAAATCCtatctatcattttattttCGCTTAGtgtcaaatgattttttttatatctcaGACTATAATATATTACTTTCGTGGAGATCCTTGGAAGCAAGTCGAGGAGGCATTCAACAGGTTCAGGGAGATTCAGATGGGTCTACAATGGCCTGGAAACTCAGAGGAAAGTGAGAGTCACGAAATCACATTAGATGAGTTCAAGAAAGTAATGGAATCTCTCAAGCACGAAATTGAAGACAGCAAGAAAAGACAAACGGTTAACTCAACTCCACGTGAGGCTAAATAAAAGTGACATGGATGATATGTTCAATAACTTCAAGAAATGGTGTTGTTTCCACGAATTGATAAAAACATATGGTACACTACTCTTGAAAAATACATCAACTTATAACAAATAGAACAATCTAAATATGTCATTATAATATACCATTTCTTCAGTATCAAATATtgtcaaaaaaaacatttatccGTATGCAGAGGAAGACACAAATGGACATCATTTAGTAACATGGAcatcataattttaataataactaatattttttgaCATGATCCTGAAGACTAAGCACACAGTCGTTCATCAGAACAAggagatatttatttatttattttggtccACTATTTTAATTAATAGTTCACTAATTTTTTTACACTATAAGGTTTAAGGCTCGACTCCAAAATACATTGTATCAAATATGTAaactaatgaaaaaaaaaaacttacaataaAGCTTTGACAAAGTTTAAATAAAACCGTTATAcgttaatttttataaaacagttcaatataaaaaaaagttgaacTGTGAATTTTAGTTAGAACTAGAACGCAACTCAATGTCATGTAAATACAATTCAGTCGTGAATTTTTcttacaaaactaaaaaattatCGGTTACAAATTcgtaaatttaataattttcatAACTCGAAATAGAATTATCAAATcagtctttaaaaaaaaaagaacaccgAGGGAAAGAAAGTTGCTACTTGTGGATTTTGAATTAACATTATTTTTCTTCAAACCAAAAAGAAAGGCTTATATAATTCATAATAACAGGCCCAACCGAGCCCAAATTAAACAGGCCCAGAACCATTTTCACCAGTCGcaagcagaagaagaagcagcttCGAATCGATCCGAGGAGTGAGCTAAGCTAAAACAGAGAGAAACTCAAAACCCTAATCCAATCCCGCCAATGGCCAATCTCCGAGGAGTCCTAACCAACGTCTCTTCCTACTGTCAACGCTCCTTCTCTCAACCAGCTCTGCTATGGCGATCCGCGGTCAAACCTCCGATCCAATCCAGACACATCTCCACAACTCTCGCGAAACAGGCGTCGAAACACAGCGGAACGGAGCAAGGCGTGAAGCGAAACAGCGCAGATCACAGACGTAGACTGCTCGCGGCGAGATTCGAGCTGAGAAGGAAGCTCTACAAAGCGTTTTGCAAGGATCCGGAGCTTCCCAGCGAAATGAGAGAGAAGAATCGTTACAAGCTGTCGAAGCTGCCGAGGAACAGTGCGTTTACGAGGATAAGGAACAGGTGCGTGTTCACTGGTCGGTCTAGGTCCGTGACGGAGCTGTTTCGGATGTCGAGGATCTGTTTCCGTGGGTTGGCGAATAAAGGGGAGTTGATGGGTATAAAGAAATCTTCTTGGTAAGGGGCTTTGCAA is drawn from Brassica rapa cultivar Chiifu-401-42 chromosome A05, CAAS_Brap_v3.01, whole genome shotgun sequence and contains these coding sequences:
- the LOC103867446 gene encoding uncharacterized protein LOC103867446 isoform X2; translation: MASTFLLGHTQKLTLPFSNFTSSHKPTLGSQKPFLVSPSNGSPSGRLFIRSPITMAKSNSKSDYQDDKKLLKPLKMAAGASLALACALGIFGFKIKNMSYSAAAAGRPSAADMIITGKPTAAVSESSGMYPLPAKYALQSLFEVSSMLASAKPIPSQRPFNLHKLPSLPSKEDTDSIKMEAVRKMKEGKCEEAVQLLRDANMRYKNEPEAAFNVQMALVEILILLERYQEAAEYSCLNDENALISDIRIPLYKAIIYTMLDKDTEAKKYWKEFRK
- the LOC103867446 gene encoding uncharacterized protein LOC103867446 isoform X1, producing MASTFLLGHTQKLTLPFSNFTSSHKPTLGSQKPFLVSPSNGSPSGRLFIRSPITMAKSNSKSDYQDDKKLLKPLKMAAGASLALACALGIFGFKIKNMSYSAAAAGRPSAADMIITGKPTAAVSESSGMYPLPAKYALQSLFEVSSMLASAKPIPSQRPFNLHKLPSLPSKEDTDSIKMEAVRKMKEGKCEEAVQLLRDANMRYKNEPEAAFNVQMALVEILILLERYQEAAEYSCLNDENALISDIRIPLYKVYQHNINMCLWTILIKRILSQCLVVIKLMVFHVQAIIYTMLDKDTEAKKYWKEFRK
- the LOC103867447 gene encoding uncharacterized protein LOC103867447, giving the protein MVNRSKNRFTMKTKYGAAVAPVFFLAGAYVAWNYINHRLWRKKDDNNGRDIRKGIHNSISKETSLARRRKDQKNLSRSVSMGAIRGGKVALQRLLDLHSYHLDTSSLVNAEIEFESLLSRERPDFGLLQRDIVKMEMSGKEAKGVEILKKALDKAKAEGKGHEAYEIEMLLVEMLIYMGNIEEASKCKCLEDDFITDARRPLYQTIIYYFRGDPWKQVEEAFNRFREIQMGLQWPGNSEESESHEITLDEFKKVMESLKHEIEDSKKRQTVNSTPREAK
- the LOC108871942 gene encoding ribosomal protein S14, mitochondrial, with the translated sequence MANLRGVLTNVSSYCQRSFSQPALLWRSAVKPPIQSRHISTTLAKQASKHSGTEQGVKRNSADHRRRLLAARFELRRKLYKAFCKDPELPSEMREKNRYKLSKLPRNSAFTRIRNRCVFTGRSRSVTELFRMSRICFRGLANKGELMGIKKSSW